In Mytilus edulis chromosome 6, xbMytEdul2.2, whole genome shotgun sequence, the following proteins share a genomic window:
- the LOC139527079 gene encoding coronin-1B-like isoform X2 — MSFRIRTSKYRHVFGKPLKRDQCYDNIRVSKISWDSTLCSVNPKYIAIITEAAGGGAFLVLPLSKTGRVERDSPLVSGHKAAVLDIEWCPHNDDVIASCSEDCYVKVWQIPEGGVNKPLTEPIVDLLGHQKRVGVVKWHPTAQSILLSGGQDNIIMIWNVGTGEAVVQIDSPDHILSASWNYDGSKFVATCKDKMMRVYDPRSGDMLGEVKAHEGAKPAQAVYLKDGKIFSAGFSRMSTRQYALWNENDLSEEMMREEIDQSNGVMFPFYDPDTSMIYLLGRGDSIIRYYEVTDEAPYVHYLSLYQCKDAQRGFGYMPKRGLSVNSCEIARFYKLHNSGLCEVIPMTVPRKSELFQDDLYPDTAGDTPAVTADEWLAGKKSDPILISLKDEYVPTQKEQMKVVKKSNILDKPIHKPTAAATPATQATPARSSVQEVAVPEESGAALPPKSPAVHKEIQQLKQVIGEQNQTIQDLMERVISLEKAANNSGVTENDETLGNDKAVDQEQADNN, encoded by the exons ATGTCTTTTCGTATCAGAACGTCAAAGTATCGGCATGTATTTGGTAAACCCTTAAAGCGAGATCAGTGTTATGACAACATTAGAGTTTCCAAAATATCATGGGATAGTACATTGTGCAGTGTGAACCCTAAATACATAGCTATTATAACAGAGGCTGCTGGTGGTGGAGCATTCTTAGTTTTGCCGTTATCAAAG acTGGTCGTGTTGAAAGAGATTCTCCTCTGGTATCAGGTCATAAGGCAGCAGTATTAGATATAGAATGGTGTCCACATAATGATGATGTCATTGCTAGTTGTTCCGAAGATTGTTATGTTAAAGTCTGGCAGATCCCAGAAGGTGGCGTCAACAAACCTTTAACAGAACCAATTGTAGATTTACTGGGACATCAAAAGAGAGTTGGTGTTGTAAAATGGCATCCTACAGCACAGAGTATTCTCCTCAGTGGAG GTCAAGAcaatattataatgatttggaATGTGGGAACTGGTGAAGCTGTTGTACAGATAGATTCTCCTGACCACATCTTATCAGCATCATGGAATTATGATGGGTCAAAATTTGTAGCTACGTGTAAAGATAAAATGATGAGAGTGTACGACCCAAGATCGGGAGACATGTTAGGT GAAGTGAAGGCCCATGAAGGAGCTAAGCCAGCACAGGCTGTGTATTTAAAGGATGGTAAAATATTCTCTGCAGGCTTCTCCAGAATGAGTACCAGACAGTATGCCTTGTGGAATGAG AATGATCTATCAGAAGAGATGATGCGTGAGGAGATTGACCAAAGCAATGGAGTGATGTTCCCATTTTATGACCCTGACACAAGTATGATATATCTTCTTGGAAGG GGTGACAGTATTATCAGATATTATGAAGTAACAGATGAAGCTCCTTATGTACATTACTTAAGCTTGTACCAGTGCAAGGATGCACAGAGAGGGTTTGGCTACATGCCAAAACGAGGACTTAGTGTCAATAGTTGTGAAATAGCTAG attTTATAAACTCCACAATAGTGGTCTCTGTGAAGTTATACCAATGACTGTTCCTAGAAAG TCTGAATTATTCCAAGATGACCTTTACCCTGATACAGCAGGAGATACCCCAGCTGTCACTGCAGATGAATGGTTAGCCGGCAAAAAATCAGATCCAATTCTG ATCTCACTGAAAGATGAATATGTACCTACGCAAAAGGAACAGATGAAAGTAGTTAAAAAATCCAATATATTAGATAAACCTATACACAAACCAACTGCTGCAGCCACTCCAGCCACTCAGGCCACTCCAGCCAGATCATCAGTTCAAGAGGTGGCAGTTCCTGAAGAATCTGGTGCAGCATTACCACCG AAATCACCAGCAGTCCATAAAGAAATCCAACAATTAAAGCAAGTGATTGGAGAACAGAATCAAACTATTCAGGATTTAATggaaagagttatttcccttgaaaaggCAGCAAACAATAGTGGGGTAACAGAAAATGATGAAACATTAGGCAATGATAAAGCTGTCGACCAGGAACAGGCAGATAATAATTAA
- the LOC139527079 gene encoding coronin-1B-like isoform X3 translates to MFIIFFQMSFRIRTSKYRHVFGKPLKRDQCYDNIRVSKISWDSTLCSVNPKYIAIITEAAGGGAFLVLPLSKTGRVERDSPLVSGHKAAVLDIEWCPHNDDVIASCSEDCYVKVWQIPEGGVNKPLTEPIVDLLGHQKRVGVVKWHPTAQSILLSGGQDNIIMIWNVGTGEAVVQIDSPDHILSASWNYDGSKFVATCKDKMMRVYDPRSGDMLGEVKAHEGAKPAQAVYLKDGKIFSAGFSRMSTRQYALWNENDLSEEMMREEIDQSNGVMFPFYDPDTSMIYLLGRGDSIIRYYEVTDEAPYVHYLSLYQCKDAQRGFGYMPKRGLSVNSCEIARFYKLHNSGLCEVIPMTVPRKSELFQDDLYPDTAGDTPAVTADEWLAGKKSDPILISLKDEYVPTQKEQMKVVKKSNILDKPIHKPTAAATPATQATPARSSVQEVAVPEESGAALPPGFDPQGILEDIRKLKLIVKAHEKRIKTLEEKLAQYEGNSTEEEENGEKC, encoded by the exons atgtttataattttctttCAGATGTCTTTTCGTATCAGAACGTCAAAGTATCGGCATGTATTTGGTAAACCCTTAAAGCGAGATCAGTGTTATGACAACATTAGAGTTTCCAAAATATCATGGGATAGTACATTGTGCAGTGTGAACCCTAAATACATAGCTATTATAACAGAGGCTGCTGGTGGTGGAGCATTCTTAGTTTTGCCGTTATCAAAG acTGGTCGTGTTGAAAGAGATTCTCCTCTGGTATCAGGTCATAAGGCAGCAGTATTAGATATAGAATGGTGTCCACATAATGATGATGTCATTGCTAGTTGTTCCGAAGATTGTTATGTTAAAGTCTGGCAGATCCCAGAAGGTGGCGTCAACAAACCTTTAACAGAACCAATTGTAGATTTACTGGGACATCAAAAGAGAGTTGGTGTTGTAAAATGGCATCCTACAGCACAGAGTATTCTCCTCAGTGGAG GTCAAGAcaatattataatgatttggaATGTGGGAACTGGTGAAGCTGTTGTACAGATAGATTCTCCTGACCACATCTTATCAGCATCATGGAATTATGATGGGTCAAAATTTGTAGCTACGTGTAAAGATAAAATGATGAGAGTGTACGACCCAAGATCGGGAGACATGTTAGGT GAAGTGAAGGCCCATGAAGGAGCTAAGCCAGCACAGGCTGTGTATTTAAAGGATGGTAAAATATTCTCTGCAGGCTTCTCCAGAATGAGTACCAGACAGTATGCCTTGTGGAATGAG AATGATCTATCAGAAGAGATGATGCGTGAGGAGATTGACCAAAGCAATGGAGTGATGTTCCCATTTTATGACCCTGACACAAGTATGATATATCTTCTTGGAAGG GGTGACAGTATTATCAGATATTATGAAGTAACAGATGAAGCTCCTTATGTACATTACTTAAGCTTGTACCAGTGCAAGGATGCACAGAGAGGGTTTGGCTACATGCCAAAACGAGGACTTAGTGTCAATAGTTGTGAAATAGCTAG attTTATAAACTCCACAATAGTGGTCTCTGTGAAGTTATACCAATGACTGTTCCTAGAAAG TCTGAATTATTCCAAGATGACCTTTACCCTGATACAGCAGGAGATACCCCAGCTGTCACTGCAGATGAATGGTTAGCCGGCAAAAAATCAGATCCAATTCTG ATCTCACTGAAAGATGAATATGTACCTACGCAAAAGGAACAGATGAAAGTAGTTAAAAAATCCAATATATTAGATAAACCTATACACAAACCAACTGCTGCAGCCACTCCAGCCACTCAGGCCACTCCAGCCAGATCATCAGTTCAAGAGGTGGCAGTTCCTGAAGAATCTGGTGCAGCATTACCACCG GGATTTGATCCACAAGGTATTCTTGAAGATATACGGAAACTCAAATTAATAGTTAAAGCACATGAAAAGCGCATAAAGACATTAGAAGAAAAATTAGCTCAATATGAAGGGAATTCCACGGAAGAAGAAGAAAACGGAGAAAAGTGCTAA
- the LOC139527079 gene encoding coronin-1B-like isoform X1, translating into MFIIFFQMSFRIRTSKYRHVFGKPLKRDQCYDNIRVSKISWDSTLCSVNPKYIAIITEAAGGGAFLVLPLSKTGRVERDSPLVSGHKAAVLDIEWCPHNDDVIASCSEDCYVKVWQIPEGGVNKPLTEPIVDLLGHQKRVGVVKWHPTAQSILLSGGQDNIIMIWNVGTGEAVVQIDSPDHILSASWNYDGSKFVATCKDKMMRVYDPRSGDMLGEVKAHEGAKPAQAVYLKDGKIFSAGFSRMSTRQYALWNENDLSEEMMREEIDQSNGVMFPFYDPDTSMIYLLGRGDSIIRYYEVTDEAPYVHYLSLYQCKDAQRGFGYMPKRGLSVNSCEIARFYKLHNSGLCEVIPMTVPRKSELFQDDLYPDTAGDTPAVTADEWLAGKKSDPILISLKDEYVPTQKEQMKVVKKSNILDKPIHKPTAAATPATQATPARSSVQEVAVPEESGAALPPKSPAVHKEIQQLKQVIGEQNQTIQDLMERVISLEKAANNSGVTENDETLGNDKAVDQEQADNN; encoded by the exons atgtttataattttctttCAGATGTCTTTTCGTATCAGAACGTCAAAGTATCGGCATGTATTTGGTAAACCCTTAAAGCGAGATCAGTGTTATGACAACATTAGAGTTTCCAAAATATCATGGGATAGTACATTGTGCAGTGTGAACCCTAAATACATAGCTATTATAACAGAGGCTGCTGGTGGTGGAGCATTCTTAGTTTTGCCGTTATCAAAG acTGGTCGTGTTGAAAGAGATTCTCCTCTGGTATCAGGTCATAAGGCAGCAGTATTAGATATAGAATGGTGTCCACATAATGATGATGTCATTGCTAGTTGTTCCGAAGATTGTTATGTTAAAGTCTGGCAGATCCCAGAAGGTGGCGTCAACAAACCTTTAACAGAACCAATTGTAGATTTACTGGGACATCAAAAGAGAGTTGGTGTTGTAAAATGGCATCCTACAGCACAGAGTATTCTCCTCAGTGGAG GTCAAGAcaatattataatgatttggaATGTGGGAACTGGTGAAGCTGTTGTACAGATAGATTCTCCTGACCACATCTTATCAGCATCATGGAATTATGATGGGTCAAAATTTGTAGCTACGTGTAAAGATAAAATGATGAGAGTGTACGACCCAAGATCGGGAGACATGTTAGGT GAAGTGAAGGCCCATGAAGGAGCTAAGCCAGCACAGGCTGTGTATTTAAAGGATGGTAAAATATTCTCTGCAGGCTTCTCCAGAATGAGTACCAGACAGTATGCCTTGTGGAATGAG AATGATCTATCAGAAGAGATGATGCGTGAGGAGATTGACCAAAGCAATGGAGTGATGTTCCCATTTTATGACCCTGACACAAGTATGATATATCTTCTTGGAAGG GGTGACAGTATTATCAGATATTATGAAGTAACAGATGAAGCTCCTTATGTACATTACTTAAGCTTGTACCAGTGCAAGGATGCACAGAGAGGGTTTGGCTACATGCCAAAACGAGGACTTAGTGTCAATAGTTGTGAAATAGCTAG attTTATAAACTCCACAATAGTGGTCTCTGTGAAGTTATACCAATGACTGTTCCTAGAAAG TCTGAATTATTCCAAGATGACCTTTACCCTGATACAGCAGGAGATACCCCAGCTGTCACTGCAGATGAATGGTTAGCCGGCAAAAAATCAGATCCAATTCTG ATCTCACTGAAAGATGAATATGTACCTACGCAAAAGGAACAGATGAAAGTAGTTAAAAAATCCAATATATTAGATAAACCTATACACAAACCAACTGCTGCAGCCACTCCAGCCACTCAGGCCACTCCAGCCAGATCATCAGTTCAAGAGGTGGCAGTTCCTGAAGAATCTGGTGCAGCATTACCACCG AAATCACCAGCAGTCCATAAAGAAATCCAACAATTAAAGCAAGTGATTGGAGAACAGAATCAAACTATTCAGGATTTAATggaaagagttatttcccttgaaaaggCAGCAAACAATAGTGGGGTAACAGAAAATGATGAAACATTAGGCAATGATAAAGCTGTCGACCAGGAACAGGCAGATAATAATTAA
- the LOC139527079 gene encoding coronin-1B-like isoform X4 produces the protein MSFRIRTSKYRHVFGKPLKRDQCYDNIRVSKISWDSTLCSVNPKYIAIITEAAGGGAFLVLPLSKTGRVERDSPLVSGHKAAVLDIEWCPHNDDVIASCSEDCYVKVWQIPEGGVNKPLTEPIVDLLGHQKRVGVVKWHPTAQSILLSGGQDNIIMIWNVGTGEAVVQIDSPDHILSASWNYDGSKFVATCKDKMMRVYDPRSGDMLGEVKAHEGAKPAQAVYLKDGKIFSAGFSRMSTRQYALWNENDLSEEMMREEIDQSNGVMFPFYDPDTSMIYLLGRGDSIIRYYEVTDEAPYVHYLSLYQCKDAQRGFGYMPKRGLSVNSCEIARFYKLHNSGLCEVIPMTVPRKSELFQDDLYPDTAGDTPAVTADEWLAGKKSDPILISLKDEYVPTQKEQMKVVKKSNILDKPIHKPTAAATPATQATPARSSVQEVAVPEESGAALPPGFDPQGILEDIRKLKLIVKAHEKRIKTLEEKLAQYEGNSTEEEENGEKC, from the exons ATGTCTTTTCGTATCAGAACGTCAAAGTATCGGCATGTATTTGGTAAACCCTTAAAGCGAGATCAGTGTTATGACAACATTAGAGTTTCCAAAATATCATGGGATAGTACATTGTGCAGTGTGAACCCTAAATACATAGCTATTATAACAGAGGCTGCTGGTGGTGGAGCATTCTTAGTTTTGCCGTTATCAAAG acTGGTCGTGTTGAAAGAGATTCTCCTCTGGTATCAGGTCATAAGGCAGCAGTATTAGATATAGAATGGTGTCCACATAATGATGATGTCATTGCTAGTTGTTCCGAAGATTGTTATGTTAAAGTCTGGCAGATCCCAGAAGGTGGCGTCAACAAACCTTTAACAGAACCAATTGTAGATTTACTGGGACATCAAAAGAGAGTTGGTGTTGTAAAATGGCATCCTACAGCACAGAGTATTCTCCTCAGTGGAG GTCAAGAcaatattataatgatttggaATGTGGGAACTGGTGAAGCTGTTGTACAGATAGATTCTCCTGACCACATCTTATCAGCATCATGGAATTATGATGGGTCAAAATTTGTAGCTACGTGTAAAGATAAAATGATGAGAGTGTACGACCCAAGATCGGGAGACATGTTAGGT GAAGTGAAGGCCCATGAAGGAGCTAAGCCAGCACAGGCTGTGTATTTAAAGGATGGTAAAATATTCTCTGCAGGCTTCTCCAGAATGAGTACCAGACAGTATGCCTTGTGGAATGAG AATGATCTATCAGAAGAGATGATGCGTGAGGAGATTGACCAAAGCAATGGAGTGATGTTCCCATTTTATGACCCTGACACAAGTATGATATATCTTCTTGGAAGG GGTGACAGTATTATCAGATATTATGAAGTAACAGATGAAGCTCCTTATGTACATTACTTAAGCTTGTACCAGTGCAAGGATGCACAGAGAGGGTTTGGCTACATGCCAAAACGAGGACTTAGTGTCAATAGTTGTGAAATAGCTAG attTTATAAACTCCACAATAGTGGTCTCTGTGAAGTTATACCAATGACTGTTCCTAGAAAG TCTGAATTATTCCAAGATGACCTTTACCCTGATACAGCAGGAGATACCCCAGCTGTCACTGCAGATGAATGGTTAGCCGGCAAAAAATCAGATCCAATTCTG ATCTCACTGAAAGATGAATATGTACCTACGCAAAAGGAACAGATGAAAGTAGTTAAAAAATCCAATATATTAGATAAACCTATACACAAACCAACTGCTGCAGCCACTCCAGCCACTCAGGCCACTCCAGCCAGATCATCAGTTCAAGAGGTGGCAGTTCCTGAAGAATCTGGTGCAGCATTACCACCG GGATTTGATCCACAAGGTATTCTTGAAGATATACGGAAACTCAAATTAATAGTTAAAGCACATGAAAAGCGCATAAAGACATTAGAAGAAAAATTAGCTCAATATGAAGGGAATTCCACGGAAGAAGAAGAAAACGGAGAAAAGTGCTAA